From a single Mus musculus strain C57BL/6J chromosome 12, GRCm38.p6 C57BL/6J genomic region:
- the Traf3 gene encoding TNF receptor-associated factor 3 isoform X1: MESSKKMDAAGTLQPNPPLKLQPDRGAGSVLVPEQGGYKEKFVKTVEDKYKCEKCRLVLCNPKQTECGHRFCESCMAALLSSSSPKCTACQESIIKDKVFKDNCCKREILALQVYCRNEGRGCAEQLTLGHLLVHLKNECQFEELPCLRADCKEKVLRKDLRDHVEKACKYREATCSHCKSQVPMIKLQKHEDTDCPCVVVSCPHKCSVQTLLRSELSAHLSECVNAPSTCSFKRYGCVFQGTNQQIKAHEASSAVQHVNLLKEWSNSLEKKVSLLQNESVEKNKSIQSLHNQICSFEIEIERQKEMLRNNESKILHLQRVIDSQAEKLKELDKEIRPFRQNWEEADSMKSSVESLQNRVTELESVDKSAGQAARNTGLLESQLSRHDQMLSVHDIRLADMDLRFQVLETASYNGVLIWKIRDYKRRKQEAVMGKTLSLYSQPFYTGYFGYKMCARVYLNGDGMGKGTHLSLFFVIMRGEYDALLPWPFKQKVTLMLMDQGSSRRHLGDAFKPDPNSSSFKKPTGEMNIASGCPVFVAQTVLENGTYIKDDTIFIKVIVDTSDLPDP, from the exons ATGGAGTCAAGCAAAAAGATGGATGCTGCTGGCACACTGCAGCCTAACCCACCCCTAAAGCTGCAGCCTGATCGCGGCGCAGGGTCCGTGCTCGTGCCGGAGCAAGGAGGCTACAAGGAGAAGTTTGTGAAGACGGTGGAAGACAAGTACAAGTGCGAGAAGTGCCGCCTGGTGCTGTGCAACCCGAAGCAGACGGAGTGTGGCCACCGGTTCTGCGAGAGCTGCATGGCCGCCCTGCTGAG ctcctccagtccaaAATGCACAGCGTGCCAAGAAAGCATCATCAAAGACAAG GTGTTTAAGGATAATTGCTGCAAGAGAGAGATTCTGGCCCTTCAGGTCTACTGTCGGAATGAAGGCAGAGGTTGTGCGGAGCAGCTGACTCTGGGACATCTGCTG GTGCACCTAAAAAATGAATGTCAGTTTGAGGAACTTCCCTGTCTGCGTGCCGACTGCAAAGAAAAAGTACTGAGAAAAGACTTGCGGGATCACGTGGAAAAGGCCTGTAAATACCGCGAGGCCACGTGCAGTCACTGCAAGAGCCAAGTGCCCATGATCAAACTGCAG AAACATGAAGACACAGATTGTCCCTGTGTGGTGGTATCCTGCCCTCACAAGTGCAGCGTTCAGACTCTTCTAAGGAGTGAG TTGAGTGCACACTTGTCCGAGTGTGTCAATGCCCCCAGCACCTGTAGTTTTAAGCGCTATGGCTGCGTTTTTCAG ggtACAAACCAGCAGATCAAGGCCCATGAGGCCAGCTCCGCGGTACAGCACGTGAACCTGCTGAAGGAGTGGAGCAACTCCCTGGAGAAGAAG GTTTCCCTGCTGCAGAATGAAAGTGTTGAGAAAAACAAGAGCATCCAAAGCCTGCACAACCAGATCTGCAGCTTTGAGATCGAGATTGAGAGGCAGAAGGAGATGCTCCGAAACAACGAGTCCAAGATCCTTCACCTGCAG CGGGTAATCGACAGCCAAGCAGAGAAACTGAAAGAACTGGACAAGGAGATCCGTCCCTTCCGGCAGAACTGGGAGGAAGCGGACAGCATGAAGAGCAGTGTGGAGTCCCTCCAGAACCGAGTGACTGAGCTGGAGAGCGTAGACAAAAGTGCGGGGCAGGCGGCTCGCAACACAG GCTTGCTGGAGTCCCAGCTGAGCCGGCATGACCAGATGTTGAGTGTTCATGACATCCGCTTGGCCGACATGGACCTGCGGTTCCAGGTCCTCGAGACCGCCAGCTACAACGGGGTGCTGATCTGGAAGATCCGTGACTACAAGCGCCGGAAGCAGGAGGCCGTCATGGGGAAGACCCTGTCTCTCTACAGCCAGCCTTTCTACACAGGTTATTTTGGCTATAAGATGTGTGCCAGGGTCTACCTGAATGGGGACGGAATGGGGAAAGGGACACACTTGTCGCTGTTTTTTGTCATTATGCGTGGAGAATATGATGCTCTGTTGCCATGGCCGTTCAAGCAGAAAGTGACACTTATGCTGATGGATCAGGGGTCCTCTCGCCGTCATCTGGGAGATGCGTTCAAGCCTGACCCCAACAGCAGCAGCTTCAAGAAACCCACCGGAGAGATGAATATCGCCTCTGGCTGCCCAGTCTTTGTCGCCCAAACTGTTCTAGAGAACGGGACGTATATTAAAGATGATACAATCTTTATTAAGGTCATAGTGGATACCTCGGATCTGCCTGACCCCTGA
- the Traf3 gene encoding TNF receptor-associated factor 3 isoform X2, whose amino-acid sequence MESSKKMDAAGTLQPNPPLKLQPDRGAGSVLVPEQGGYKEKFVKTVEDKYKCEKCRLVLCNPKQTECGHRFCESCMAALLSSSSPKCTACQESIIKDKVFKDNCCKREILALQVYCRNEGRGCAEQLTLGHLLVHLKNECQFEELPCLRADCKEKVLRKDLRDHVEKACKYREATCSHCKSQVPMIKLQKHEDTDCPCVVVSCPHKCSVQTLLRSEGTNQQIKAHEASSAVQHVNLLKEWSNSLEKKVSLLQNESVEKNKSIQSLHNQICSFEIEIERQKEMLRNNESKILHLQRVIDSQAEKLKELDKEIRPFRQNWEEADSMKSSVESLQNRVTELESVDKSAGQAARNTGLLESQLSRHDQMLSVHDIRLADMDLRFQVLETASYNGVLIWKIRDYKRRKQEAVMGKTLSLYSQPFYTGYFGYKMCARVYLNGDGMGKGTHLSLFFVIMRGEYDALLPWPFKQKVTLMLMDQGSSRRHLGDAFKPDPNSSSFKKPTGEMNIASGCPVFVAQTVLENGTYIKDDTIFIKVIVDTSDLPDP is encoded by the exons ATGGAGTCAAGCAAAAAGATGGATGCTGCTGGCACACTGCAGCCTAACCCACCCCTAAAGCTGCAGCCTGATCGCGGCGCAGGGTCCGTGCTCGTGCCGGAGCAAGGAGGCTACAAGGAGAAGTTTGTGAAGACGGTGGAAGACAAGTACAAGTGCGAGAAGTGCCGCCTGGTGCTGTGCAACCCGAAGCAGACGGAGTGTGGCCACCGGTTCTGCGAGAGCTGCATGGCCGCCCTGCTGAG ctcctccagtccaaAATGCACAGCGTGCCAAGAAAGCATCATCAAAGACAAG GTGTTTAAGGATAATTGCTGCAAGAGAGAGATTCTGGCCCTTCAGGTCTACTGTCGGAATGAAGGCAGAGGTTGTGCGGAGCAGCTGACTCTGGGACATCTGCTG GTGCACCTAAAAAATGAATGTCAGTTTGAGGAACTTCCCTGTCTGCGTGCCGACTGCAAAGAAAAAGTACTGAGAAAAGACTTGCGGGATCACGTGGAAAAGGCCTGTAAATACCGCGAGGCCACGTGCAGTCACTGCAAGAGCCAAGTGCCCATGATCAAACTGCAG AAACATGAAGACACAGATTGTCCCTGTGTGGTGGTATCCTGCCCTCACAAGTGCAGCGTTCAGACTCTTCTAAGGAGTGAG ggtACAAACCAGCAGATCAAGGCCCATGAGGCCAGCTCCGCGGTACAGCACGTGAACCTGCTGAAGGAGTGGAGCAACTCCCTGGAGAAGAAG GTTTCCCTGCTGCAGAATGAAAGTGTTGAGAAAAACAAGAGCATCCAAAGCCTGCACAACCAGATCTGCAGCTTTGAGATCGAGATTGAGAGGCAGAAGGAGATGCTCCGAAACAACGAGTCCAAGATCCTTCACCTGCAG CGGGTAATCGACAGCCAAGCAGAGAAACTGAAAGAACTGGACAAGGAGATCCGTCCCTTCCGGCAGAACTGGGAGGAAGCGGACAGCATGAAGAGCAGTGTGGAGTCCCTCCAGAACCGAGTGACTGAGCTGGAGAGCGTAGACAAAAGTGCGGGGCAGGCGGCTCGCAACACAG GCTTGCTGGAGTCCCAGCTGAGCCGGCATGACCAGATGTTGAGTGTTCATGACATCCGCTTGGCCGACATGGACCTGCGGTTCCAGGTCCTCGAGACCGCCAGCTACAACGGGGTGCTGATCTGGAAGATCCGTGACTACAAGCGCCGGAAGCAGGAGGCCGTCATGGGGAAGACCCTGTCTCTCTACAGCCAGCCTTTCTACACAGGTTATTTTGGCTATAAGATGTGTGCCAGGGTCTACCTGAATGGGGACGGAATGGGGAAAGGGACACACTTGTCGCTGTTTTTTGTCATTATGCGTGGAGAATATGATGCTCTGTTGCCATGGCCGTTCAAGCAGAAAGTGACACTTATGCTGATGGATCAGGGGTCCTCTCGCCGTCATCTGGGAGATGCGTTCAAGCCTGACCCCAACAGCAGCAGCTTCAAGAAACCCACCGGAGAGATGAATATCGCCTCTGGCTGCCCAGTCTTTGTCGCCCAAACTGTTCTAGAGAACGGGACGTATATTAAAGATGATACAATCTTTATTAAGGTCATAGTGGATACCTCGGATCTGCCTGACCCCTGA
- the Amn gene encoding protein amnionless precursor, which translates to MGALGRVLLWLQLCAMTRAAYKLWVPNTSFDTASNWNQNRTPCAGDAVQFPADKMVSVLVRDSHAISDMLLPLDGELVLASGAALSAAGGDSDPACNPGAPLLFRNPDRFSWLDPHLWSSGTQAPGLFSVDAERVPCSYDDVLFPRDGSFRVALGPGPNPVHVRSVSAVGQTFSRDEDLTAFLASREGRLRFHGSGALRVGSQACTDASGCVCGNAEMLPWICASLLQPLGGRCPQAACQDPLLPQGQCCDLCGAIVSLTHDPTFDLERYRARLLDLFLKQPQYQGLQVAVSKVLRDAHTEIQVVLVETEHATGAAGQLGHALLQDAVAQGSVLGIVSATLRQSGKPMTADSELNQSSSGAGLAGGVAALVLLALLGTVLLLLHRSGRLRWRRHEDAEPVSAGLPLGFRNPIFDAIVFKQQPSVELPDSAQKVDILDIDTKFGCFVNPLFAGEAEAEA; encoded by the exons ATGGGTGCTCTGGGCCGGGTCCTGCTGTGGCTGCAGCTCTGTG CAATGACTCGGGCCGCCTACAAACTTTGGGTCCCCAATACCTCCTTCGATACTGCCTCCAACTGGAACCAGAACCGGACCCCGTGCGCGGGAGATGCGGTTCAGTTCCCGGCGGACAAG ATGGTGTCGGTCCTGGTACGAGACAGTCACGCCATCTCGGATATG ctcctgcctctggacGGGGAGTTGGTCCTGGCCTCGGGAGCTGCACTCAGCGCTGCAGGAGGCGACTCGGACCCAGCTTGTAACCCTG GCGCCCCGTTGCTCTTCCGCAATCCCGATCGCTTCTCCTGGCTTGACCCGCACCTCTGGAGCTCCGGGACTCAGGCGCCCGGGCTCTTCTCCGTGGACGCCGAGCGCGTGCCCTGCAGCTACGACGACGTCCTCTTCCCGCGCGATGGATCTTTCCGCGTGGCGCTTGGCCCAGGCCCCAACCCGGTGCACGTTCGCAGCGTCTCGGCAGTGGGCCAG ACGTTCTCGCGCGACGAGGACCTGACTGCTTTCCTGGCGTCCCGCGAGGGCCGCCTGCGCTTCCACGGGTCGGGCGCGCTGAGAGTGGGGTCCCAAGCTTGCACCGACGCGTCGGGCTGCGTCTGTGGCAACGCCGAG ATGCTGCCGTGGATCTGCGCGTCTCTGCTGCAGCCCTTGGGCGGCCGCTGTCCCCAGGCCGCCTGCCAGGACCCCCTACTGCCTCAAGGACAATGCTGTGACCTCTGCG GAGCTATCGTGTCGTTGACCCACGACCCCACATTTGACCTGGAGCGGTACCGAGCGCGGCTGCTGGACCTCTTCCTGAAGCAG CCCCAGTACCAGGGCCTGCAGGTGGCTGTGTCCAAGGTGCTGCGCGACGCCCACACCGAGATCCAGGTGGTGCTGGTGGAGACCGAGCACGCGACCGGCGCGGCGGGGCAGCTGGGCCACGCGCTCCTCCAGGACGCGGTGGCACAAG GCAGCGTGCTCGGTATCGTGTCGGCGACCCTGCGGCAGTCCGGCAAGCCTATGACGGCAGACTCAGAGCTGAATCAGAGCTCGTCCGGTGCCGGGCTGGCGGGCGGCGTGGCGGCCTTGGTGCTGCTGGCTCTGCTGGGGACCGTGCTCCTTCTGCTGCACCGCAGCGGAAGGCTCAG GTGGAGAAGGCATGAAGACGCTGAGCCCGTATCGGCTGGGCTGCCGCTGGGTTTCCGAAATCCGATTTTCGACGCGATTGTCTTCAAGCAGCAG CCTTCGGTCGAGCTACCTGACTCAGCTCAGAAGGTGGACATCTTGGACATTGATACCAAGTTCGGCTGCTTCGTTAACCCACTCtttgctggggaggcagaggcagaggcctgA
- the Amn gene encoding protein amnionless isoform X1, protein MLPWICASLLQPLGGRCPQAACQDPLLPQGQCCDLCGAIVSLTHDPTFDLERYRARLLDLFLKQPQYQGLQVAVSKVLRDAHTEIQVVLVETEHATGAAGQLGHALLQDAVAQGSVLGIVSATLRQSGKPMTADSELNQSSSGAGLAGGVAALVLLALLGTVLLLLHRSGRLRWRRHEDAEPVSAGLPLGFRNPIFDAIVFKQQPSVELPDSAQKVDILDIDTKFGCFVNPLFAGEAEAEA, encoded by the exons ATGCTGCCGTGGATCTGCGCGTCTCTGCTGCAGCCCTTGGGCGGCCGCTGTCCCCAGGCCGCCTGCCAGGACCCCCTACTGCCTCAAGGACAATGCTGTGACCTCTGCG GAGCTATCGTGTCGTTGACCCACGACCCCACATTTGACCTGGAGCGGTACCGAGCGCGGCTGCTGGACCTCTTCCTGAAGCAG CCCCAGTACCAGGGCCTGCAGGTGGCTGTGTCCAAGGTGCTGCGCGACGCCCACACCGAGATCCAGGTGGTGCTGGTGGAGACCGAGCACGCGACCGGCGCGGCGGGGCAGCTGGGCCACGCGCTCCTCCAGGACGCGGTGGCACAAG GCAGCGTGCTCGGTATCGTGTCGGCGACCCTGCGGCAGTCCGGCAAGCCTATGACGGCAGACTCAGAGCTGAATCAGAGCTCGTCCGGTGCCGGGCTGGCGGGCGGCGTGGCGGCCTTGGTGCTGCTGGCTCTGCTGGGGACCGTGCTCCTTCTGCTGCACCGCAGCGGAAGGCTCAG GTGGAGAAGGCATGAAGACGCTGAGCCCGTATCGGCTGGGCTGCCGCTGGGTTTCCGAAATCCGATTTTCGACGCGATTGTCTTCAAGCAGCAG CCTTCGGTCGAGCTACCTGACTCAGCTCAGAAGGTGGACATCTTGGACATTGATACCAAGTTCGGCTGCTTCGTTAACCCACTCtttgctggggaggcagaggcagaggcctgA